A window from Mya arenaria isolate MELC-2E11 chromosome 9, ASM2691426v1 encodes these proteins:
- the LOC128246290 gene encoding mucin-5AC-like, translated as MRQEEKEADRKRLERKCRNQREEIETMEAMRVEMDRMRAEIAELREEVRSLKERAKTCTAPSTETAEQSRIPRPKGPASATAHRSLFAAVRRRPGFAAGSASTTSTACRTTTTTASTTARSTSARSTAATVGSSTRKTTSARSSAATAPSMPSAGGQTSAPSTLSAGGQTVEGGAARGRGKVSTKRKRVDDDGGKAKKKPAWK; from the exons ATGCGGCAGGAGGAGAAAGAAGCGGACAGAAAGAGACTGGAGCGCAAATGCAGAAATCAGAGAGAGGAA attgaaACGATGGAAGCTATGAGAGTGGAGATGGATCGCATGAGAGCTGAGATTGCAGAATTGAGGGAGGAAGTCAGGTCTCTTAAAGAAAGGGCCAAGACTTGTACGGCCCCTTCAACTGAAACGGCAGAACAGAGCAGG ATCCCAAGGCCAAAGGGACCTGCATCTGCCACTGCGCACAGGAGCCTTTTTGCAGCTGTGCGCAGGAGACCTGGCTTCGCTGCGGGCAGTGCTTCTACAACGTCAACTGCGTGCaggacaacaacaacaactgcatcAACAACTGCACGCAGTACTTCTGCCCGCAGCACGGCAGCAACTGTGGGCAGCTCTACACGGAAGACAACATCTGCCCGCAGCTCTGCTGCCACTGCCCCCAGCATGCCATCAGCTGGTGGGCAGACTTCTGCCCCCAGCACATTATCAGCTGGTGGGCAGACGGTCGAGGGTGGGGCAGCTCGAGGTCGTGGAAAAGTCT caaCAAAACGTAAGCGTGTTGATGACGATGGGGGGAAGGCAAAGAAAAAACCGGCTTGGAAATGA